A window from Corvus cornix cornix isolate S_Up_H32 chromosome 8, ASM73873v5, whole genome shotgun sequence encodes these proteins:
- the TNN gene encoding LOW QUALITY PROTEIN: tenascin-N (The sequence of the model RefSeq protein was modified relative to this genomic sequence to represent the inferred CDS: inserted 7 bases in 5 codons; deleted 1 base in 1 codon; substituted 4 bases at 4 genomic stop codons), whose product MNFQGWLAFPMDLLLCCALQMSAVQHPASHNCTSNAQRISFSHSCKIDLPTLSQIKAEANPLQHDEENSRVQLDPGEAKDNEEQNIIFRHNIRVHAPKGNCETLTHIMDLFERMEKLEKEVAELREVCSPQKSCGGSQDVPHCSGRGTLFYETCSCECAKVWEGSDCSHPACPSHCSSNRHCSAGKCXCDECFFGEDCSLQVCLESCSSSGICDTAQGVCQCHEEFTGEDCSEKRCPGDCSGNRFCDTGVCYXHNGFFGLNCSQVLAPQNMQVLSSMENSLAVSWDPVTGVDNYLLTCYPAGYEMLVKXIHVPKEQLSYEIACVTRVESHNVMLHHVKKGIASEPKHLEASTVLPAASAIWVTEVMEYSLEVEQENPPTDXDYYKLKFRSLMEMEEKQVMVPKSNDPKSRYILTGLKPGTEHEVTVVPVKDSTEGKPFSVTGRTGVNSPTNVTTDXVTEDTAMVLWNKVEAPVDRYMVRYTPADGDTREIQVGSENYMVTSLDLEPDMEYVTDIWAEKGPQRSKKASTRAVTGENXQPELLIDQVTEDAITVSXNVVQASTDRYRVSYTSASGHTEEKEVEKDKNVTTLAGLRPGTEYIIYIWAEKGEQQSKRASTEAVTEIDPPKNLHVSGVTHPTPAAPQVDHYSLTYQDEDGTSKHLGFEAQWSRKAKCSSELGSAFVTWQKVYLGPSKQLLVLEGLAQGVRYTVXPYKGDHQSRKTEHRFSTVSFLYQYPMDCSQVQQNRSASSSMYSIYLNRDGSRPLQVCCDMSTDGGRGTVFQRWSTGKVDFYQGWKNYMEDFGDPTGEFWLGLDKLHNLRSSSSICCKLCVHLWTASQSLCALRDFFQVASSRDRYRPSVGNYRGNAGEEVTYHSGCKFTAWPRDDDVALSSRALTHXSAWCCRNCHLANLNGEREESKHSEDVNWEPWKGHEFSIPFTEMKICPQSSRNKPVLGRKKRSLSWKRKKIRA is encoded by the exons AGGCTAAGGACAATGAAGAGCAGAATATAATCTTTAGGCACAACATCCGTGTGCACGCACCCAAAGGGAACTGTGAAACTTTGACTCACATTATGGATCTCTTTGAAAGGATGGAGAAGCTTGAGAAAGAagtggcagagctgagggaagtTTGCAGCCCTCAGAAGAGCTGTGGGGGAAGCCAAG ACGTCCCTCACTGCAGTGGCCGTGGGACTTTGTTCTATGAGACTTGCAGCTGTGAGTGTGCCAAGGTCTGGGAGGGCAGTGActgctcccaccctgcctgccccagccactgcagcagtaacaggcactgcagtgctgggaaatg CTGTGATGAGTGTTTCTTTGGTGAGGATTGCAGCCTTCAGGTGTgtctggagagctgcagcagcagtgggatctGTGACACAGCCCAAGGGGTCTGCCAGTGCCACGAGGAGTTCACTGGAGAAGACTGCAGTGAGAAACGGTGTCCTGGGGATTGCAGTGGCAACAGGTTCTGTGATACAGGAGTGTGCTACTGACACAATGGCTTCTTTGGCCTCAACTGCTCCCAGG TCCTTGCTCCCCAGAATATGCAGGTGCTGAGCTCCATGGAGAACTCTCTGGCTGTCAGCTGGGATCCAGTGACTGGTGTGGATAATTACCTCCTTACCTGTTATCCGGCTGGGTATGAGATGCTGGTGAAATAAATCCACGTGCCCAAAGAGCAGCTCAGCTATGAGATTGCATGTGTTACAAGGGTGGAATCTCACAATGTCATGCTT CATCATGTGAAGAAGGGGATTGCCAGTGAGCCCAAGCATCTAGAAGCAAGTACAG TCCTGCCTGCGGCCAGTGCCATCTGGGTGACAGAGGTGATGGAGTACTCCCTGGAAGTGGAGCAGGAGAACCCACCAACAG GTGATTATTACAAGCTGAAGTTCAGATCCCTAATGGAGATGGAGGAGAAGCAGGTCATGGTGCCCAAAAGCAATGACCCTAAGAGCAGATACATCCTGACTG GCCTGAAACCTGGAACAGAACATGAGGTCACTGTCGTACCTGTGAAAGACAGCACAGAGGGGAAACCATTCTCAGTGACTGGCAGGACTG GAGTCAACAGCCCAACCAATGTGACAACTGACTGAGTGACAGAGGATACTGCCATGGTGTTGTGGAATAAAGTGGAGGCTCCTGTAGACAGGTACATGGTGAGATACACCCCGGCTGATGGAGACACCAGGGAAATACAGGTGGGCAGTGAAAATTACATGGTCACCTCACTGGATCTGGAGCCAGACATGGAATATGTCACTGACATCTGGGCAGAGAAGGGGCCTCAGAGGAGTAAGAAGGCAAGCACCAGAGCTGTGACAGGTGA aaattgACAGCCTGAGCTGTTGATTGACCAGGTGACAGAGGATGCAATTACTGTTT TGAACGTAGTCCAGGCTTCCACAGACAGATACAGAGTGAGCTACACCTCAGCTAGTGGgcacacagaggagaaagaggtgGAAAAAGACAAGAATGTCACTACCTTGGCAGGACTGAGGCCAGGCACAGAATACATCATTTATATCTGGgcagagaagggagagcagcagagcaagaggGCCAGCACTGAGGCTGTGACAG AGATTGATCCTCCCAAGAACCTCCATGTATCAGGTGTGACTCATCCTACTCCTGCTGCACCACAGGTTGATCACTATTCTCTGACCTACCAGGATGAAGATGGGACAAGCAAG CATCTGGGGTTTGAGGCACAGTGGTCCAGAAAAGCTAAATGCTCTTCTGAGCTGGGTTCAGCTTTTGTCACTTGGCAGAAAGTATATCTGGGTCCCAGCAAACAACTGTTAGTGCTGGAAGGGCTGGCACAAGGAGTGAGGTACACTGT TCCCTACAAGGGAGATCACCAGAGCAGAAAGACAGAGCATCGCTTCTCAACAG TGAGCTTCCTCTACCAGTATCCCATGGACTGCAGCCAGGTGCAGCAGAATAGAAGTGCCTCCAGCAGCATGTACAGCATTTACCTGaacagggatggcagcaggcCACTGCAGGTGTGCTGTGACATGAGCACTGACGGAGGCAGGGGGACG GTGTTTCAGAGGTGGAGCACTGGCAAGGTGGATTTCTACCAAGGCTGGAAAAATTACATGGAAGATTTTGGAGATCCCACTGGGGAATTTTGGCTTG gtCTTGACAAGCTGCACAacctcaggagcagcagctccatctgcTGCAAGCTCTGTGTGCATTTGTGGACAGCCAGCCAATCTCTCTGTGCTCTCCGTGACTTCTTCCAGGTTGCCTCAAGCAGGGACAGATACAGGCCGTCAGTGGGGAATTACAGAGGCAATGCTGGTGAGGAGG TGACCTACCACAGTGGCTGCAAGTTCACAGCATGGCCCAGGGACGATGATGTGGCTCTCAGCAGCCGTGCCCTGACAC CGAGTGCATGGTGCTGCAGGAACTGCCATCTGGCCAACCTCAACGGGGAGCGCGAGGAGAGCAAGCACAGTGag GATGTGAACTGGGAGCCATGGAAAGGACATGAATTCTCCATCCCTTTCACAGAGATGAAGATCTGTCCTCAGTCTTCCAGGAACAAGCCAGTcctggggaggaagaagaggtCTTTATcatggaagaggaagaagatcAGGGCTTAA